TAGATCACCGAAAGAGACCATACAGAAGACCATTAATTCTTAGAAACATATACAGATGaataaaagaagacaaaagTACCCACCTTGGAGGTTTTCTTCCAGCCATTTTGAATGCTTTGTCCTGATGTGGCTTGCCCACCACCATGAATATGCATTGCTTGCTGCTCTCTGCAGCATTGTACCTGTCTTTTCCCTCCCTCAAAATGCAAAAGAGATTCAACGCATTCGGGATAAGATACTGATGATAATAATTGTCAAAGAAGACGAGAAAGAAGATTTTGCCGATAGATAAACACAGCTTTTGCCTAGAGGGTCTCTAATGAGCAGCGGGGGAGGATATTTAGGGCCAAATTTTGTGCCTTTGACAGCCTCAGCATCGATAGGAACTCTTCGATGGATGCGGCCATGTTGAAGGATCCTTGATTTGGCAGGTTAGTTTCCTAGAATAGAGGGGGGTCTGTTCCCTTTCTTTGATTGCTAGTTGCTTGACAGGATTTTTGCTGCTTATTTTCGTTGTTTTGTTACATGGGCAATCACGGCATGGTCTGTTAGGCTTAGAAATGGACtctcaacttattttttcaagaagttCGACTATTTATAAAAAGTAGTGGCTCTTCAATTTGTTAAAACTGAACAAACTGTTTGtgcttatcttcttcttcttcttcttctatttttggaaaaaatgcCCATCTTGTTTCAATCAACCGAAAGTTGACACACACAGTGCCACTCTGTTTTTCCGGTTAAAATTACTAACCGATTTCTGTTGTTTCAGCATTTACTCCAAGAacgaaaatagaaaaacaagtataaatcaATTCTGTCGGCCAATCAAATAAAGCTTTGGTACggtattgttatgtttttaaaacagAATAAGGTTAAGATATGTTTCGGTCCAAAACATGATCTCTTTCTGTAATTTACCATGTGGCGCTGGCAGAGGCAGACAGACTATAGGCGTATATAGTACCACTTAGGACGTGACCTGCTGTCTGTTGTTTTTCCaggaacaaataaaaaacacttcaacaaaatcaaaactcTAACAGGAATTTATAGTTGggagttaattataatttactgCCTATAGTTTAGAAAAACAAACCATTCGGTCccgaaaattattttatatatgatctctaaatatgctaatatttttccatttcatgttgttttgtttttattattgaagaaaTTGATTGGTTTGATATGAACTACACAGGAACTAGGTGACAATTAACACGGATAATGGGAAACGTGCCACAAGCTATCACCGTACAAATTACGAATCCCAACAGTTGAAGAGGACACAAGTTTCGAGAGACAGCGAGAGAGGATTCGATAACTATACAATATGTACACAATTCCTGCAATTATTTACATAGTTTTTACAGTAGAATTTGAAGCATGAACCTGCTTCTGTATGCGCAGCCATATTTACATCAAAGAATTAAAAGCATGCGCAACAAaacgctctctctctctctctgtcgtCTCTTATTTTTTCTCGCTGAGGTATCTGCCATCACACATTAATCTCCTCAATCGTGGACAGTGACGAGGGAGGGCAGCTGCAGGGGAAAACTCCTTCACGGTCAAGAAATGATTAGAAGCCAAAAAAACCCACCACTTTCAGCATATATTAGTACTAGCTAGGATAAGAAGAGCATCAGCAATCTTCTTCTACTGGCAAGCAATAAACCCGACCAACtacactctttttttcttcttttttttctttttgccttttttttttttctttttctttcaagtccTCCCATATCTATGTACAATATTTTCTACGTTAAACAGCGGGATGGGTTCTGCCAGAAGATCCAGCAGTTACAGAAGTATAGCACAATGAACAGTAAAGTGAAATCATTAGCAGCACTAAATGTCAGATGTTCTGGACGGAAGAAAGCCACTGTTCCATGTATTTCTTGCTCTCTGCACATTGAAGTTAAATAAAGTTAAGAACTCAGCACAGAGAAACAATCACATTTTAAGACAGGTTGAAGgagaaaaaatacattttgctTCCACCAACCACTTAGATGCATACATTTGCAATCAATATGACATCACAAAAGGGATTAAACAGCAAAATGCCAATAAGCATAGATAAACAAGAAATAGGAGTGGAGTTTAGTACtcgtttctttttcttaaatttcatcagCTGCGCTCAAATTGTGATCATTCAATAGTTCAGCTGATGCAAATTGCAAAACATATCTTAAAGGTAATTGCAAAACATATCTCAAAGATAGATAAATGTAAATCTTGGGATGAGTGCCGAGATATGGCAACTATATGAAGGGCGGGAAGGGCAAAGCAAGGGTAGTTCAGTAGGTAGGGTTCAGAGTCTTCAGGCATGGAAATTAAACTATGCTGAGAAGTTAACAGGTCTCAAGATTTACATGAGGCAAGTGaaagcaaatacaaaaatacagtTTCCCACAAAGAATCCAATCAACAAGCATCCTGCTTCTAAAAGCTGACCAGGAACAACAATTCATAACATAAAATCCATCAAGTAGATATCCAGATACATattcacaaatatatatatatatatatatatatatatatatataagcaaggCGGAACAATTTTCCTCTTCTGAACCTTGTTGGAAAGAGGAAAAGGGAAATAGAAGGCAACTCCTAAACACCTAATAACGCAGGAGATATTTTTGTGCATTGATTATGTATGGAATTCAAACAACAATCCTTTTATGCAGTGACAAGCAACTGCTCATTGACTACCAAAGTAACCAACCAGTAAGGGACAAAATGAAACATTAGCGTGAAATAATTCAGATTGCTGTCAAGCCTCTCAAACCTCGAAAATATGTATGTTTCTCCTTTTTAAACCTCTTAATGTCTAATAAATTATGGCTAGATTATAGCCCATGCCAAAAAGAATATTGTAAATAACTATAGCAAATTGCATTCCAATGTAGAAGTAAAGGCTCTCTTAGGCAATCACATTCTTTGTGTAACTTAGTTAAGAATGCCTACAGAAGAAGTTGAATGACTTTCCTTGCCACATCACAgtaatcattttttgtttttaatgatttcataATAGCCTGTTCATTTATCATTGAAAGGAGAGCTGACAAGTCAGGTAGCAGAAACAGTTCTAAGGACTTCACCATCCTTTACACCATGGTTATTGCAATACTAATTGCGTGATAATCTACCTAGTGAACTGTTAATCAACACAGCATAAGGATACCAACACCAACagtggaagaagaaaatagaagatttTGTAGAAGCAACCgaaatataaaaagaacttTGGAAGAGCAATGACTCTTACCATCTGGAATGTTAACAATAGCACCAAACAGATTGTTCTTTTTATCCTCAAAGGCATTATCTTGAACACGGCCATAACATGGGACCAGCACAGCAAAACTATTGTCCGTATCATCATCACTCTGGAATTCAGGTCCATGAGGCTCTAACCACCCAATGGAATAATCCGAATCATCAGACTCTGACCCTGAAACACAGCCACCATCAGATGGCACAAGAACAACATCATATTCCCTATCAATTTTCCGCTCTTCCCGGCTGTGCCATTTTCTCTTAACCCTTCTAGAGGAGGATGCCACATTAGTCTGAACCAATGGAAATTTCAGAGTATCCGACGATTCCCACAAATCCGAGTCAGGTCTTGCGTTTAAAGAAGACCCGTTTGAAATTCTGGGTTCCTGATGCTTTCCACTCCATAACCACCATGAAAGATTGGTAAATGCCACAGccattaaatcaacaaaaaaatcaccCTAGCAAATTGATCACAGAAAAACTCAACAAACTGCAATTAATCCAAGGTCTGATGATTGAAGAGCGGAAATAGGCAAGATAACGAGTACTTTACCCCTGTGAAAAGGAATCAACAATAAACACAGTGTTAACACACAAAAATAGAGTAACTAATGTTGACAACCAAAACGAAGATAGCAACCTTatacaacaaaacaaactagctttaaatgaaacaaaaaaaaaaaaaagcaattgccTTTCATGTTTTCCTTATGAATTCACTTTCATGATGAAACAACTTCGAaaggttggatttttttttcacatttttggTTCCATCCAAAatttaacatcaaataaaaaaaatcaaagattaagaaaagaaaaattacgaAGCACAGGTTCAATGAACTATCACTGATAAATACAATGGATTTAcataaatttaatgaataagaaaagaaaaattacaaggcACGGGTTCAATGAACTATCACTGGTCAATACAATAAATTCACATATGAAAAATACagaatttaatatcaaaataaagaatcattcaaaagaaaatctaaaaatagaaaaggacgCAATTGTACCAAACATAGATCTCTCCCAATCCATACAAAGCGAGCAGAAAACAGATTTCTCAAGCTCACCAGATGCACGTGAACTCAATATTGTtactaaataaataagaaatttgaaaaatcaaaatattcacTTTCTTTCGCGTTCTTGGCTGAATCAATCTCAGGATCAAGAAACCAATCAATTGCTAAAAGAAGGCTATAGGTTCAAAAAATCAAGATCAGATTACAAGCGTAATGTAATGCGGATACCTTAAAAACAAGGAGTTGTTATTGTGTTTCGAGCTTGTATCCGAACAGATGAATGAGAAACCCTAGTTTCGATAGATTTGTCTCCTCTTTTTTAGATtaagagaaagaacaaaaaaattaaagaaagaggaGATTGAGAGATTTGAGTTTTGGTTCTAATTGGAAAGTTATGAGCAACTTacaaaacaaaactaacttGGTTTGTTATTCTCTGGAACCGAGTTTACTATATCACATGAGCTTTGTCTTAAACGTGTGAACATCGGGGCTTTTAGTTGGACCACCTATAGAATTAAGATTTGTAAATAGCAATCGAGTGATGGGTAtgatttacaaataaatatatatatgtgtgtgtgtgtgtgtgacatGGATAAGTAACCTAGCTGAGATTCTATAGGaagttaacaaaaaataataaataaataaatcttggagaacaaaaattattttttgatggagaataaaaatattgttgaaggAAAAACGAGGAGGAGGATAAACGATGATTAGGTGAGGGGAGGTTGAGTGTTAGTGTGGATACGGGTGCAGGGGAGCAGGGCTGATTAATTGGTATGGTCAGCTTTGTGGTGCTGGTGGGGTGGCTGCCGGGAAGGGAGGCTAGAGGAAAGGCAAGGGAATAAGCAATGACGTGGCGCGGGAAATGACCATGGATTTGCGTGTCTTTGTGGCTCAAGTAACCGGCGTGTGCTAGACACTGTAGCTGTGGTGTacaatacaaatataataaatggtCATCAATCAAGCCCCGGCCAGCTTGCCGATtggctaaaatttaatttaaaaaaaaaaacatattaattttttttatattggtttgatatattaataaaaaattaaaaaatattattttaatatatttaagtaaaaaatcaaCTTCTAATTCGTGAGCtgttaattaaagaataaactATATGCCATTGTAAGTTTTAAACTACACATGGACTCCTTGAAAGTTTGGATTCTAATGGTTGGACGGAAGAATTTAAGGCCAAATCTTTGtggcttcttttttctttctgtctCTAGCAGTGTGGGTGCTTGATGAAAAACCTCTTCTAGTgtaatttctttatttactcATCATTAGCACCCCAGTCAATTAAAGCTGTGGATGACCTTCttcctccttttgtttttgtcgtTTTGaaggatttatatttttatatttttttatttaaaaatatattaaaatattattttaaaaactaattcgagactacaaaaaatgaaaaatatttaaaaacgtGTTAGACCATGCTAACAAAAGCAAAAGGATGGTACAGAAAAGGTATCAATAATGCGCAACTCTACATGCTCTCATATTTGCTTGGTTTTTCCTAGCCGCTAAAGCAAATCTCATGATGGCCATGGGCTTCAAAAGGGCATCAATTGTAGCTATCCTCGTATAGTTCATCCACAACCCTGAAGATAAGGGAAAAACCCACGTATGGCACTCTCTCCTCCTTCAACCTGCAGGGGGGAGGTCCACAGATTCTCTCGTCGGAACCACATGTTCTTGTGATCACGACGTGTTTCCATTCACCCTCCTGTTTTAATCAACCTGAGAAGGACTTGCGTGCTACATCGATCAACCAACAACTGGCACACATGGCGGTTTGTCGTCGTGACAACGACCATGCAATTTCCAGAAGCTAATCACTGATCATCTTATAATTATGCTACGATTTTTTCGTGCTGCATTTGCAAAACATACACAGAAGGCAGAGGGCATCTGTATCCATCTCTAATCAACCTGGAGGAGGGCCTACCAGCTACCGAACCCCTTTGTTCTTGGCACTCAATTATTGTGGGatctgataattaattaattgctgGTCTTGGCTCCACacacacaaataataataataataataataataataataataataataaagtagtCTTTGGTTAATCTTCGATGCATTGGCAGGCGACTGTGCCAAGAATCAACGAAATTGATGGTTCGGAGACTTTGATATGGCGTGTCGGTCGAAGAGGATAAGTCCATGATAGTTAAGAGGTCGTTTTGCAATTTTGTTGTTAGAATCACTTGAAACATTTTGGCACTTTGCACTCAACGTTCACTCAAGAAATTGCTACGCCTATATGCTTGCTTTCACTTTACATGTATATACATACACCTTCACAAGtgttgggttttttattttcttccttgaaagaaaagaaaccaagtCTCGTGTCATTTGAAACAAGTTAGCACTtagaattcattaaaaaaaaaaaaaaaaaagagctattatatttcttttttatctgcATGCTCCGCTCATATATTATACCTTGACAAGTGTGTGATAGCTCTTGAATTATCCCATTTCCTTTAGTcctataataaatcaaatggaAATCGGAAACCGACATGCATGTAAGAGAGGAATATACAAACAAGAGCAACAATTATTAGACTGTCGGCCTAGCAGTAAGAGCCAGCCTTTTGGGCGAAGCCGATCTGACTTTCTCATTAGCCTGGACCGGGATTGGTCGGACTTTGCAGCTGTCACCTCAGTACAGCTCTCCGACAAGCCCAGAGTGAGATAGGATTTAGGGGGCCCATATTAACCGATATCACTAGTCTATTAGGCCCAAGTCCTCCTCTTCCTAGTCCTCTCCACCTAAACCCCCAAAACGGGCAAAGacgcacgcacgcacgcacAGAGAAGAGTTGCGATTCCTCAAAACCTCAATTCGCTTATAGCCGTCTCTACAATGGAATCACAACTATTCTCCACTTCACCATCTACTTTCCACTTCCCCTCACCAAAGACCCTCTTCTCTAACAAAACCACTCACAGAAACCCAAACTTTTCTTCCTTTACGCCAAAAAGAAAACTAGCGATCCAGGCTAAACTCATGGAGAAAGAGAACAAGTTGTGGGGAGGTAGATTCGAACAGACCGTGACTGATAAAGTAGAGAAGTTCACCGAGTCAATCTcgtttgacaaggagttgtACAAGCATGA
This is a stretch of genomic DNA from Populus alba chromosome 11, ASM523922v2, whole genome shotgun sequence. It encodes these proteins:
- the LOC118031547 gene encoding uncharacterized protein, which translates into the protein MAVAFTNLSWWLWSGKHQEPRISNGSSLNARPDSDLWESSDTLKFPLVQTNVASSSRRVKRKWHSREERKIDREYDVVLVPSDGGCVSGSESDDSDYSIGWLEPHGPEFQSDDDTDNSFAVLVPCYGRVQDNAFEDKKNNLFGAIVNIPDESKKYMEQWLSSVQNI